From a region of the Impatiens glandulifera chromosome 4, dImpGla2.1, whole genome shotgun sequence genome:
- the LOC124934233 gene encoding protein NDL1-like — translation MVDSSDSVSLDMETIYLGGKEHIVRTGRGPVSVILYGDQDKPALITYPDVALNHMSCFQGLFFCPEAASLLLHNFCIYHISPPGHELGAAAVCPDDDLPSVDDLADQILEVLNYFRLGAVMCMGVTAGAYILTLFAMKYRERVLGLILISPICKASSWTEWLYNKVMLNLLYFYGMCGLLTELLLQRYFSKEVRGAIDVPESDIVQACRRLLEERQGINVLRFLQAIDRRPDISDGLKRLKCRTLIFVGDNSPFHGEALHMMSRLDRRYTALVEVQSCGSMVTEEQPHAMLIPMEYFLMGFGFYRQSQPSGSPRSPLSPSCISPELLSPESMGLKLKPIKTRVS, via the exons ATGGTGGATTCAAGCGATTCAGTTTCTTTGGATATGGAAACGATATATCTTGGAGGAAAG GAACATATTGTGAGAACTGGTCGAGGCCCTGTGTCTGTTATTTTATATGGAGACCAAGACAAGCCAGCGCTGATAACATACCCTGATGTGGCTCTAAATC ATATGTCTTGCTTCCAAGGATTGTTCTTTTGTCCGGAGGCAGCTTCCTTGCTTCTTCACAATTTCTGTATTTACCACATCAGTCCTCCTGGGCACGAG TTAGGAGCTGCAGCAGTTTGTCCAGATGATGATTTGCCCTCTGTTGATGATCTAGCAGATCAAATCCTCGAGGTTCTCAATTATTTCAG GCTTGGTGCAGTAATGTGTATGGGGGTTACAGCTGGGGCTTACATTCTTACACTATTTGCA ATGAAATACAGAGAAAGGGTTCTCGGTCTGATACTGATTTCCCCCATTTGCAAGGCATCTTCATGGACCGAATGGCTATATAATAag GTGATGTTAAATTTGCTATATTTCTATGGCATGTGCGGTTTACTCACAGAACTTTTACTCCAGCGCTACTTCAGCAAG GAAGTACGTGGTGCTATTGATGTACCTGAATCAGATATTGTCCAGGCTTGTAGAAGA TTATTAGAAGAACGGCAGGGGATAAATGTATTGCGGTTTCTTCAGGCAATTGATAG GAGACCTGATATTAGCGATGGATTGAAGAGATTAAAATGTCGTACACTCATATTTGTTGGGGATAATTCTCCTTTCCATGGGGAAGCTCTCCACATGATGTCGAGATTAGACAGAAGATATACAGCCTTGGTTGAg GTTCAGTCATGTGGATCAATGGTGACGGAAGAGCAGCCACATGCAATGTTGATACCGATGGAATATTTTCTGATGGGTTTCGGATTCTATAGGCAGAGTCAACCTAGTGGGAGCCCGAGGAGCCCATTGAGCCCATCTTGCATCTCACCAGAGCTCCTATCTCCTGAAAGCATGGGGTTGAAGTTGAAGCCAATCAAAACAAGGGTTTCTTAG
- the LOC124934422 gene encoding uncharacterized protein LOC124934422, whose product MARIIGMFVLISSALLISSWIPVSICAKKPVGVARKEDVPFIKCQVCETLSRQIHQQVEAKKDQISPKKVSEYEIIELVENVCNLKKMEADWILKIDIVEQGDKLELIEQDSEGQCNSKCKTIERACHEVLGYYDTDVAEYVYKSKPSLDSLVKFLCKDLSKACSSPPPPLPKDRAQGEPFVPKSSKEAEMERMLKSMEGMPGAPNMKMYSREDLMNGNYGNEDAADEDEDDDDEADFPSKLGKAMKGGKEESKKIDWKQTMKKKMVDTREVLRKHANKISYRIQKWWKGKTKSRPTKKSSKAEL is encoded by the exons ATGGCGAGAATCATTGGAATGTTCGTTTTGATTTCATCGGCATTGTTGATATCTTCATGGATCCCAGTTTCAATTTGCGCTAAGAAACCAGTTGGGGTTGCTAGAAAGGAAGATGTACCGTTCATAAAGTGTCAGGTATGCGAAACACTGTCACGACAAATACATCAACAAGTTGAAGCGAAGAAAGATCAGATCTCACCGAAGAAG GTCTCGGAGTATGAAATTATTGAATTAGTGGAGAATGTTTGTAATTTGAAGAAGATGGAAGCTgattggattttgaaaattgatATTGTAGAACAGGGAGATAAATTAGAG CTGATTGAACAAGATTCTGAAGGACAATGTAATTCTAAATGCAAGACAATCGAGAGGGCTTGTCACGAG GTTTTGGGATATTATGATACTGATGTTGCAGAATATGTGTACAAAAGCAAGCCTAGTCTTGATTCACTTGTGAAATTCCTTTGTAAAGATCTCAGCAAAGCTTGCAgttctcctccaccaccacttCCAAAG GATAGAGCTCAAGGGGAACCCTTTGTCCCAAAATCATCAAAGGAGGCTGAAATGGAAAGAATGTTGAAGTCCATGGag GGTATGCCAGGAGCGCCAAACATGAAAATGTATTCAAGAGAAGATTTGATGAACGGAAATTATGGCAACGAGGATGCAGCCgacgaagatgaagatgatgacgaCGAGGCAGACTTCCCTTCAAAATTG GGTAAGGCTATGAAAGGTGGGAAGGAGGAGAGTAAAAAGATCGATTGGAAACaaacgatgaagaagaagatggtagACACAAGGGAGGTTTTGCGAAAACATGCGAATAAAATATCGTATCGGATACAAAAATGGTGGAAGGGGAAGACAAAATCGCGGCCAACAAAGAAGAGTTCAAAGGCTGAGCTTTAA
- the LOC124934234 gene encoding thiamine phosphate phosphatase-like protein, which yields MAATSIIVVFDFDHTMIDDNSDTWIVEKMGLTSVFNQLRRKLPWNSLMDKMMEELHSSGKTIEDIAECLKQIPMNSTLISAIHRLKSIGYDLRIVSDANQFFIDTILEHYGLVGCFSEIITNGSFVDDEGRLKILPYNSLDLPHGCSLCPSNLCKGLVIDKIQASMVKGEKIIMYIGDGGGDYCPSLRLVEGDYILPKKDFPLWKKINGAHNSSILVKAMIQEWVDGEELGMTILRLCNI from the exons ATGGCGGCTACATCCATCATAGTTGTCTTCGACTTCGATCATACGATGATCGATGACAACAGCGACACGTGGATTGTGGAAAAAATGGGTCTCACCTCTGTCTTCAATCAGCTTAGACGCAAATTACCTTGGAATTCTCTAATG GATAAGATGATGGAAGAGCTTCATTCAAGTGGGAAGACAATCGAAGATATTGCCGAGTGTTTGAAACAGATTCCGATGAATTCTACATTGATATCTGCCATTCATAGACTTAAGAGTATTGG ATATGATTTAAGAATAGTTAGTGATGCAAATCAGTTCTTCATTGACACAATTTTGGAGCATTATGGTTTGGTTGGTTGTTTTTCTGAAATCATTACGAATGGAAGCTTTGTGGATGATGAAGGAAGGCTGAAGATCTTACCTTACAATAGTTTGGACCTTCCTCATGGTTGCAGTTTATGTCCCTCCAATTTGTGCAAG GGTTTGGTGATAGATAAGATCCAAGCTTCCATGGTTAAAGGGGAGAAGATAATTATGTATATTGGAGATGGGGGAGGTGATTATTGCCCTAGTTTAAGACTTGTTGAGGGAGATTACATATTACCAAAAAAAGATTTCCCTTTATGGAAGAAGATCAATGGTGCTCATAATTCCTCCATTCTTGTAAAAGCAATGATCCAAGAATGGGTAGATGGAGAAGAGCTTGGAATGACTATTCTACGTCTTTGTAATATTTAA